From Deferrisoma camini S3R1, the proteins below share one genomic window:
- a CDS encoding ABC transporter ATP-binding protein has product MIRAEGLTVRFGGFVLRSIDLAVAPGESFFVLGPSGAGKTLLLEALLGIRRPQAGRVLLDGRDATDLPPEARNVAYVPQDLALFPHLSVRENILFGLRARGQRVSGVEERLRHWVELLDLGRVIEREDVRTLSGGERQRVALARALVTEPRVIFLDEPFSALDAALRRRLQVEFRHLQRRLGVTVVQVTHDPEEAFLMADRMAILMAGRIEQTGRPAELYNRPANLRVARFLMLQNLFPATAGPVGDDGYQRLRIHGLARELLAAPDPRFPEGAPVVVGIRPEEVILVPPDRPPAPERQKNLLRAEILEWVDLGHSRLLRLRVESLTLDAWLNIRAAREYPMEPGRKVWCHVRPWSFCLLPPETPDG; this is encoded by the coding sequence GTGATCCGGGCCGAGGGGCTCACCGTACGGTTCGGGGGCTTCGTGCTCCGGAGCATCGACCTGGCCGTGGCTCCGGGGGAGAGCTTCTTCGTCCTCGGCCCGTCCGGAGCCGGGAAGACCCTCCTTTTGGAGGCCCTCCTGGGGATCCGCAGGCCCCAAGCCGGCCGGGTGCTCCTGGACGGCCGGGACGCCACCGACCTGCCCCCCGAGGCCCGGAACGTTGCCTACGTGCCCCAAGACCTCGCCCTGTTCCCCCATCTCTCGGTCCGCGAGAACATCCTGTTCGGCCTTCGCGCCCGGGGCCAGCGGGTCTCCGGAGTGGAGGAGCGGCTGCGGCACTGGGTCGAGCTGCTGGACCTGGGCCGGGTGATCGAGCGCGAGGACGTGCGCACCCTGTCGGGCGGGGAGCGACAGAGGGTGGCCCTGGCCCGGGCCCTGGTCACCGAGCCCCGGGTGATCTTCCTGGACGAGCCGTTCTCCGCCCTGGACGCCGCCCTGCGCCGGCGGCTGCAGGTGGAGTTCCGGCACCTCCAGCGCCGGCTGGGGGTGACCGTGGTCCAGGTGACCCACGACCCGGAAGAGGCGTTCCTGATGGCCGACCGGATGGCCATCCTGATGGCCGGCCGGATCGAGCAGACCGGCCGGCCGGCCGAGCTCTACAACCGGCCGGCCAACCTGCGGGTGGCCCGGTTCCTCATGCTCCAGAACCTGTTTCCGGCCACCGCCGGGCCGGTGGGTGACGACGGCTACCAACGGCTCCGCATCCACGGGCTGGCCCGGGAGCTCCTGGCCGCGCCGGACCCGCGCTTCCCCGAAGGGGCTCCCGTGGTGGTGGGCATCCGGCCCGAGGAGGTGATCCTCGTCCCGCCCGACCGGCCTCCGGCCCCCGAGCGGCAGAAAAACCTGCTCCGGGCCGAGATCCTGGAATGGGTCGACCTCGGCCACTCCCGCCTGCTGAGGCTTCGCGTCGAGAGCCTTACCCTGGACGCCTGGCTCAACATCCGGGCGGCCCGGGAGTACCCCATGGAGCCGGGCCGAAAGGTCTGGTGCCACGTGCGGCCCTGGAGCTTCTGCCTGCTGCCGCCCGAAACGCCGGACGGATAG
- a CDS encoding TRAP transporter large permease translates to MSPMAVGVAGILVLVACFFTGMPVAYVMTLIGVAGFGYMVNPAAALNLTARDIWGVFTSEGLTVIPLFILMGQIAYNAGISRRLYDCAYKVLGGARGGLAAATVAACTAFGTVCGSSPATAATMAVVGLPEMRRYGYDPGLAAGSVAAGGGLGMLMPPSVLLIVYGILTEQSIGALFVAGVVPALYMTLWFLGAIWVYCRRHPDHAPAGERLPWRVRLLSLLELWETLLVFVLVMSGLFLGFFTPTEAGAVGAFLILVLALVRRQISWPGIVKSLYETVRTSCMVLLLIAGATIFGHFLAVTRLPFELASWVGGLPLPGWLIMAAIVGIYLVAGCFIDAMALVMLTIPIFAPIVTDLGYDLIWFGVIIVLVGQMGVITPPVGINVYVVNGVARDIPLQTIFRGVMPFLIALVLGTLSLIALPGIITFLPRLMYQ, encoded by the coding sequence ATGAGCCCCATGGCCGTGGGGGTGGCGGGGATCCTCGTCCTGGTGGCGTGCTTCTTCACCGGAATGCCGGTGGCCTACGTGATGACCCTGATCGGCGTGGCCGGGTTCGGGTACATGGTGAACCCTGCCGCGGCCCTGAACCTGACCGCCCGCGACATCTGGGGGGTGTTCACGTCCGAGGGGCTCACCGTGATCCCCCTGTTCATCCTGATGGGGCAGATCGCCTACAACGCCGGCATCAGCCGCCGGCTCTACGACTGCGCCTACAAGGTGCTGGGGGGCGCCCGAGGCGGGCTGGCCGCGGCCACCGTGGCCGCCTGCACCGCCTTCGGCACGGTGTGCGGGTCGAGCCCGGCCACGGCCGCCACCATGGCCGTGGTGGGCCTGCCCGAGATGCGCCGATACGGCTACGACCCGGGCCTGGCCGCGGGCAGCGTGGCCGCCGGGGGCGGGCTGGGCATGCTCATGCCCCCGTCGGTGCTCCTGATCGTCTACGGCATCCTGACCGAGCAGTCCATCGGGGCCCTGTTCGTGGCCGGCGTGGTGCCGGCGCTGTACATGACCCTGTGGTTCCTCGGGGCCATCTGGGTCTACTGCCGACGCCATCCCGACCATGCCCCGGCCGGCGAGCGCCTGCCCTGGAGGGTGCGGCTCCTGTCCCTGCTGGAGCTGTGGGAGACCCTGCTCGTGTTCGTGCTGGTGATGAGCGGGCTGTTCCTGGGGTTCTTCACGCCCACCGAGGCCGGGGCGGTGGGGGCGTTCCTGATCCTCGTGCTGGCCCTGGTCCGGCGCCAGATCTCCTGGCCCGGCATCGTGAAGTCCCTGTACGAGACCGTTCGCACCTCGTGCATGGTGCTCCTGCTGATCGCCGGAGCCACGATCTTCGGCCACTTCCTGGCCGTGACCCGGTTGCCGTTCGAGCTGGCCTCGTGGGTGGGTGGTCTGCCCCTGCCGGGATGGCTGATCATGGCCGCGATCGTGGGCATCTACCTGGTGGCGGGGTGCTTCATCGACGCCATGGCGCTCGTGATGCTCACCATCCCCATCTTCGCCCCCATCGTCACCGACCTGGGCTACGACCTGATCTGGTTCGGGGTGATCATCGTGTTGGTCGGCCAGATGGGGGTGATCACCCCGCCCGTGGGCATCAACGTGTACGTGGTGAACGGCGTGGCCCGCGACATCCCCCTGCAGACGATCTTCCGGGGGGTGATGCCGTTCCTGATCGCCCTGGTCCTGGGCACCCTCTCCCTGATCGCCCTCCCCGGCATCATCACCTTCCTCCCCCGGCTGATGTACCAGTGA
- a CDS encoding TRAP transporter small permease, translated as MARDLVQKVTEAANALSAACLAGMMLLTCADVVGRALGRPVLGAVEVTGMLASMALAFSMPYAHRARAHVGVELVVMRLGERPRAAVDLVTGSVGTALFFVIGVQMWEYGTTMRRAGEVSMTLRIPTYPVIYLIAVAFFLFALVYGLDVIASVRKVIGRSQGDAP; from the coding sequence GTGGCACGAGACCTCGTCCAGAAGGTCACAGAGGCGGCCAACGCGCTGAGTGCGGCGTGCCTGGCCGGGATGATGCTGCTCACCTGCGCCGACGTGGTGGGCCGGGCGCTCGGCCGTCCCGTGCTGGGCGCGGTGGAGGTCACGGGGATGCTGGCCTCCATGGCCCTGGCGTTCTCCATGCCCTACGCCCACCGGGCCCGGGCCCACGTGGGGGTGGAGCTCGTGGTCATGCGGCTGGGGGAGCGGCCCCGGGCCGCGGTGGACCTGGTCACCGGTAGCGTGGGCACCGCCCTGTTCTTCGTGATCGGGGTGCAGATGTGGGAGTACGGCACCACCATGCGGCGGGCCGGTGAGGTCTCGATGACCCTGCGGATCCCCACCTACCCCGTGATCTACCTGATCGCCGTGGCCTTCTTCCTGTTCGCCCTCGTCTATGGGCTGGACGTGATCGCCTCCGTCCGAAAGGTGATCGGGCGATCGCAGGGAGACGCGCCATGA
- a CDS encoding TRAP transporter substrate-binding protein, with translation MRNRFRAAWIPVALVLWFPVAAWAGVTLTYSNLFPPSHVHSKLAEAWCKEIEKRTNGEVTFQYFPGQTLTKGKQAYDGVVSGISDVALSLFGYTPGRFPVMEAVDLPFGYPNAKAATEAINEVYRQLRPKELDDVKVLYLHAHGPGLLNSRSKAVRSLEDLRGLKFRATGFAAKIVKALGGTPVAMPMPETYQALSKGVVDGGLFPMEALRGWRLGEVVKYTTLNYSMAYTSGFFVVMNKDKWNALSDKAKKVIDQVSQEWIAKTAAAWDQIDEEGRKYYLEKQGGHLVELSPNEAARWKRAVEPVIEEYVKEKEARGLPGRKAVEIVRTVLKKYQ, from the coding sequence ATGAGAAACCGGTTTCGAGCCGCCTGGATTCCCGTCGCCCTGGTCCTCTGGTTCCCCGTCGCCGCGTGGGCCGGGGTCACGCTGACCTACAGCAACCTGTTCCCCCCGAGCCACGTCCACAGCAAGCTGGCCGAGGCCTGGTGCAAGGAGATCGAGAAGCGCACCAACGGCGAGGTCACGTTCCAGTACTTCCCGGGCCAGACCCTCACCAAAGGGAAGCAGGCCTACGACGGAGTGGTGAGCGGCATCTCGGACGTGGCCCTGTCGCTGTTCGGGTACACCCCGGGCCGGTTCCCGGTGATGGAGGCCGTGGACCTGCCGTTCGGGTACCCCAACGCCAAGGCGGCCACCGAGGCGATCAACGAGGTGTACCGGCAGCTTCGGCCCAAGGAGCTGGACGACGTGAAGGTGCTCTACCTCCACGCCCACGGCCCCGGGCTGCTCAACAGCCGGTCCAAGGCGGTGCGCAGCCTGGAGGACCTGCGTGGGCTCAAGTTCCGCGCCACCGGGTTCGCCGCGAAGATCGTGAAGGCCCTGGGAGGGACCCCGGTGGCCATGCCCATGCCCGAGACCTACCAGGCCCTGTCCAAGGGGGTGGTGGACGGCGGCCTGTTCCCCATGGAGGCCCTGCGGGGCTGGCGCCTGGGTGAGGTGGTGAAGTACACGACCCTCAACTACTCCATGGCCTACACCTCGGGCTTCTTCGTGGTGATGAACAAGGACAAGTGGAACGCCCTGTCCGACAAGGCCAAGAAGGTGATCGATCAGGTCAGCCAGGAGTGGATCGCCAAGACCGCCGCGGCCTGGGACCAGATCGACGAGGAGGGCAGGAAGTACTATCTGGAGAAGCAGGGCGGTCACCTGGTGGAGCTCTCGCCGAACGAGGCGGCCCGGTGGAAGAGGGCGGTGGAGCCGGTGATCGAGGAGTACGTGAAGGAGAAAGAGGCCCGGGGGCTGCCGGGCCGCAAGGCCGTGGAGATCGTGCGCACCGTGCTGAAGAAGTACCAGTGA
- a CDS encoding ATP-binding protein: protein MSAVPRSLAGRLFLQSAVVLAVFVAAAGLLGDRFLARWETGRVARDLERVAWAAAEGLRTAPAQFLGARVRELSDRTGLRFTVIAGDGRVLADSHRDPATMENHAGRPEVREALAGRTGVARRRSASIGEPLLYVAVPGVPVVRAAQSLASVANVRAEMRRRVALAALGGVAAALVLAWWFSRSLTRRIGALTRFAARAAEGDLGAELAVHGADDLADLERALLALRDGLRQDLAEIRREHERLQALLEHLPDGVLVLGGDGRVRLANPAARHILRLGDDPTAHTGPEVLRHPDLLEALDRWSRHPEAAAEPVAVDWPDPPCRLLVRFVPFPDEAGRPGTLVVLRDVTRQHELERMRTDFVANLGHELRTPLTAIRGAAETLRHTALGDPKAALRFVEAIHRNALRLEALLRDVSDLARIEAGGAPVRLAPLDAREPVRQVVEMFRAEAEKAGVNLEARVPPAEVPADLDTDKVESILVNLVQNGVRYTPRGGRVWAEVSADADTVTFAVEDTGIGIPDHEIPRVTERFYRVDPARSRATGGTGLGLAIVKHLAELLGGGLRIESRPGHGTRVTVTLPRHPPPS, encoded by the coding sequence ATGAGCGCCGTGCCCCGCTCCCTCGCCGGCCGCCTGTTCCTCCAGTCCGCGGTGGTGTTGGCCGTGTTCGTGGCGGCCGCCGGGCTCCTGGGCGACCGGTTCCTGGCCCGGTGGGAGACGGGGCGGGTGGCCCGGGATCTGGAGCGGGTGGCCTGGGCCGCGGCCGAGGGCCTCCGGACCGCGCCGGCCCAGTTCCTGGGGGCACGGGTTCGGGAGCTCTCGGACCGGACCGGCCTGCGGTTCACCGTGATCGCGGGGGACGGTCGCGTGCTGGCCGACAGCCACCGGGATCCCGCCACCATGGAGAACCACGCCGGCCGGCCCGAGGTGCGCGAGGCCCTGGCAGGGCGGACCGGGGTGGCCCGGCGTCGCAGCGCCTCGATCGGGGAGCCGCTCCTGTACGTGGCGGTGCCGGGGGTGCCGGTGGTGCGGGCGGCCCAGAGCCTGGCCTCGGTCGCGAACGTGCGGGCCGAGATGCGCCGGCGGGTTGCGCTGGCCGCGCTCGGAGGGGTGGCCGCGGCCCTGGTGCTGGCCTGGTGGTTCTCCCGGTCGCTGACCCGCCGGATCGGGGCCCTGACGCGGTTCGCGGCCCGGGCGGCCGAGGGGGACCTGGGCGCCGAGCTCGCGGTCCACGGCGCCGACGACCTGGCCGACCTGGAACGGGCGCTCCTGGCGCTGCGGGACGGCCTGCGCCAGGACCTGGCCGAGATTCGGCGGGAGCACGAGCGGCTCCAGGCCTTGCTGGAGCACCTGCCCGACGGGGTGCTGGTGCTGGGCGGGGACGGCCGGGTCCGTCTGGCCAACCCCGCCGCCCGACACATCCTCCGCCTCGGTGACGACCCCACCGCCCACACCGGCCCCGAGGTCCTTCGCCACCCGGACCTGCTCGAGGCCCTGGACCGGTGGAGCCGGCATCCCGAGGCCGCCGCAGAGCCGGTGGCCGTGGACTGGCCCGACCCTCCCTGCCGGCTGCTGGTGCGGTTCGTGCCGTTCCCGGACGAGGCCGGCCGTCCGGGCACCCTGGTGGTGCTGCGCGACGTGACCCGCCAGCACGAGCTGGAGCGGATGCGCACCGACTTCGTGGCCAACCTGGGCCACGAGCTGCGGACACCGCTTACCGCGATCCGGGGGGCGGCCGAGACCCTGCGTCACACCGCCCTGGGCGACCCGAAGGCGGCCCTGCGGTTCGTCGAGGCGATCCACCGCAACGCCCTCCGGCTGGAGGCGCTGCTGCGGGACGTGTCGGACCTGGCCCGGATCGAGGCCGGGGGCGCCCCGGTTCGCCTCGCCCCCCTCGACGCCCGGGAGCCGGTGCGGCAGGTCGTGGAGATGTTCCGGGCCGAGGCCGAGAAGGCCGGGGTGAACCTGGAGGCCCGGGTGCCGCCGGCCGAGGTCCCCGCGGACCTGGACACCGACAAGGTCGAGTCAATCCTGGTGAACCTGGTACAGAACGGGGTGCGCTACACCCCCCGGGGGGGGCGGGTGTGGGCCGAGGTGTCCGCCGACGCCGACACCGTGACCTTTGCGGTGGAGGACACCGGCATCGGCATCCCGGACCACGAGATCCCCCGGGTGACCGAGCGGTTCTACCGGGTGGACCCCGCCCGGTCCCGGGCCACGGGCGGCACCGGCCTGGGCCTCGCCATCGTCAAGCACCTCGCCGAGCTCCTGGGCGGGGGGCTGCGCATCGAGAGCCGGCCCGGCCACGGCACCCGGGTCACCGTGACGCTGCCTCGACATCCCCCTCCCTCCTGA
- a CDS encoding winged helix-turn-helix domain-containing protein, with the protein MRILVVDDEEDLVDLVAYNLEAAGFETAQALTGHEALRAAAEVRPDLVVLDVMLPDLQGFEVLRILRSRDATREVPVILLTARGGEPDRLAGFELGADDYVVKPFSPRELVARVRAVLKRAANPEAGARPIRHGELEIDPGARRVWRGGQEVELAPQEYRLLEFLASHPNRVYSREALLQHAWDPDVVVDPRTVDVHVRRLRARLEPDPTRPRWIETVRGAGYRFNPRG; encoded by the coding sequence ATGCGCATCCTGGTGGTGGACGACGAAGAGGACCTGGTGGACCTGGTGGCCTACAACCTGGAGGCCGCAGGGTTCGAGACGGCCCAGGCCCTCACGGGGCACGAGGCCCTTCGGGCCGCGGCCGAGGTCCGGCCGGACCTGGTGGTGCTGGACGTCATGCTCCCCGACCTGCAGGGGTTCGAGGTCCTCCGGATCCTGCGCTCCCGCGACGCCACCCGGGAGGTGCCGGTGATCCTGCTCACGGCTCGGGGCGGCGAGCCCGACCGCCTGGCCGGGTTCGAACTGGGGGCCGACGACTACGTGGTCAAGCCGTTCAGCCCCCGGGAGCTGGTGGCCCGGGTCCGGGCCGTGCTGAAGCGGGCGGCGAACCCGGAGGCCGGGGCGCGGCCGATCCGGCACGGGGAGCTGGAGATCGACCCGGGCGCCCGCCGGGTGTGGCGCGGTGGGCAGGAGGTCGAGCTCGCGCCCCAGGAGTACCGGCTGCTGGAGTTCCTGGCCTCCCACCCGAACCGGGTGTACTCCCGGGAGGCCCTGCTCCAGCACGCCTGGGATCCGGACGTGGTGGTGGACCCCCGCACGGTGGACGTGCACGTGCGGCGCCTGCGGGCCCGGCTCGAGCCCGACCCGACCCGGCCCCGGTGGATCGAGACCGTGCGGGGCGCGGGGTACCGGTTCAACCCGAGGGGATGA
- the phoU gene encoding phosphate signaling complex protein PhoU: protein MKPHTSKAFESELERLQQQILRMGALVEKAIEDAMASLVERDGERAQGVIARDHEINRYEVEIDERCIELLALRQPAATDLRLIITGLKISTDLERIGDLAVNMSERVLELVDQPPLKPLIDLPRMADAARDMVRRSLDAYVQRDAAAAKAVCESDDVVDRLNDQIFRELLTYMMENPANISRALGLILIARYLERIADHATNISEMVIYLVKGKDIRHTHVPGGEGG, encoded by the coding sequence ATGAAACCCCACACGAGCAAGGCGTTCGAGTCGGAGCTGGAGCGGCTCCAGCAGCAGATCCTGCGCATGGGTGCGCTGGTGGAGAAGGCCATCGAGGACGCCATGGCCTCCCTGGTGGAGCGGGACGGCGAGCGGGCCCAGGGGGTGATCGCCCGGGACCACGAGATCAACCGGTACGAGGTGGAGATCGACGAGCGGTGCATCGAGCTGCTGGCCCTGCGGCAGCCCGCGGCCACGGACCTCAGGCTGATCATCACCGGGCTGAAGATCTCCACCGACCTGGAACGGATCGGGGATCTGGCGGTGAACATGAGCGAGCGGGTCCTGGAGCTGGTGGATCAGCCGCCGCTCAAGCCCCTGATCGACCTGCCCCGGATGGCGGACGCCGCCCGCGACATGGTTCGGCGCAGCCTGGACGCGTACGTGCAGCGCGACGCCGCCGCCGCCAAGGCGGTGTGCGAGAGCGACGACGTGGTGGACCGCCTGAACGACCAGATCTTCCGGGAGCTGCTGACCTACATGATGGAGAACCCGGCCAACATCTCCCGAGCCCTGGGGCTGATCCTGATCGCCCGGTACCTGGAGCGGATCGCCGACCACGCCACCAACATCTCGGAGATGGTGATCTACCTGGTCAAGGGCAAGGACATCCGGCACACCCACGTGCCGGGAGGGGAGGGCGGCTGA
- the pstB gene encoding phosphate ABC transporter ATP-binding protein PstB: MDEPVRIDCQNVEVWYGSKQALHGISIRIPSNRVTALIGPSGCGKSTFLRCLNRMNDLVPGARTRGSILLDGEDILSPATDVVDLRRRVGMVFQRWNPFPKSIFDNVAYGPRIHGIRDKARLAEIVEDALRKASLWDEVKDRLRSSALELSGGQQQRLCIARALAVEPEVLLMDEPASALDPISTARLEDLIGELKERYTIVIVTHNMQQAARVSDYTGFFYMGRLVEYDRTQTIFTSPAQEQTEAYITGRFG, encoded by the coding sequence ATGGACGAACCGGTACGCATCGATTGCCAGAACGTCGAGGTGTGGTACGGCTCGAAGCAGGCCCTCCACGGCATCTCGATCCGGATCCCGTCGAACCGGGTCACGGCCCTCATCGGGCCGTCCGGGTGCGGCAAGAGCACGTTCCTGCGGTGCCTGAACCGGATGAACGATCTGGTGCCGGGCGCCCGCACCCGCGGCAGCATCTTGCTGGACGGGGAGGACATCCTCTCCCCTGCCACCGACGTGGTGGACCTGCGCCGCCGGGTGGGCATGGTGTTCCAGCGGTGGAACCCCTTTCCCAAGTCCATCTTCGACAACGTGGCCTACGGGCCGCGCATCCACGGCATCCGGGACAAGGCCCGCCTGGCCGAGATCGTGGAGGACGCCCTCCGGAAGGCCTCGCTGTGGGACGAGGTGAAGGACCGGCTCCGGTCGTCCGCCCTGGAGCTCTCGGGGGGCCAGCAGCAGCGGCTGTGCATCGCTCGGGCCCTGGCCGTGGAGCCGGAGGTGCTCCTCATGGACGAGCCGGCCAGCGCCCTCGACCCCATCTCCACGGCCCGCCTCGAGGACCTGATCGGCGAGCTCAAGGAGCGCTACACCATCGTGATCGTCACCCACAACATGCAGCAGGCGGCGCGGGTCTCCGATTACACGGGCTTTTTTTACATGGGTCGGCTCGTGGAGTACGATCGAACCCAGACGATCTTCACCTCCCCCGCCCAGGAGCAGACCGAGGCCTACATCACCGGCCGGTTCGGATGA
- the pstA gene encoding phosphate ABC transporter permease PstA, with the protein MRAKRIWSALGRSWLVLSTVLVVAVLVLFLVHIARQGWQVMGWEFLTDRPRKGMTQGGIFPAIAGTALVSLLTVVFSLPLGVGAAIYLTEYAPDNRTTRWIRLAIRNLSGVPSIVYGLFGVVLFVDLLGLGTSLLSAGLTLGLLTLPWIITASEEALKSVPRAYRDGALALGATRWQAVRTVVLPPALPGILTGAILGLSRAAGETAPILFTGVAFFLPFAPTSLSDQFMALPYHLYILSTQHHSLEKVRPIAYGTALVLVGLVFTLNLTAFAVRSRMRRRLETAR; encoded by the coding sequence GTGAGAGCGAAGCGGATCTGGTCGGCCCTGGGGCGGTCGTGGCTGGTGCTGAGCACGGTGCTGGTGGTGGCCGTGCTGGTGCTCTTTCTGGTGCACATCGCCCGCCAGGGCTGGCAGGTGATGGGGTGGGAGTTCCTCACCGACCGGCCCCGCAAGGGCATGACCCAAGGCGGCATCTTCCCGGCCATCGCGGGCACGGCCCTGGTGAGCCTGCTCACCGTGGTCTTCTCGCTGCCCTTGGGGGTGGGAGCGGCCATCTACCTGACGGAGTACGCCCCGGACAACCGGACCACCCGCTGGATCCGGCTGGCCATCCGGAACCTCTCGGGCGTGCCCAGCATCGTGTACGGGCTGTTCGGCGTGGTGCTGTTCGTGGATCTGCTGGGGCTGGGCACCAGCCTCCTGTCGGCCGGGCTCACCCTGGGGCTGCTGACCCTGCCGTGGATCATCACCGCCAGCGAGGAGGCCCTGAAGAGCGTGCCCCGGGCCTACCGGGACGGCGCCCTGGCCCTGGGCGCCACCCGGTGGCAGGCCGTGCGCACGGTGGTGCTGCCGCCGGCCCTCCCCGGCATCCTCACGGGCGCGATCCTGGGGCTCAGCCGGGCCGCCGGCGAGACCGCGCCGATCCTGTTCACCGGGGTGGCGTTCTTCTTGCCGTTCGCGCCCACGAGCCTCTCCGATCAGTTCATGGCCCTGCCCTATCACCTCTACATCCTGTCCACCCAGCACCACTCCCTGGAGAAGGTCCGGCCCATCGCCTACGGCACGGCCCTGGTGCTGGTGGGGCTCGTGTTCACCCTGAACCTCACGGCGTTCGCCGTGCGAAGCCGCATGCGCCGCCGGCTCGAGACGGCCCGGTAG
- the pstC gene encoding phosphate ABC transporter permease subunit PstC → MRDSMTVTRRRFRAGERLMEGVLALCGYTSVLVLAGIFVLLLWQGARAFREVPIWEFLTTARWDPTSPEGARYGIGSMVASTFLVTLGAMAFTVPLGIGVAAYLSEFAPARVREVLKPAVEMLAAIPSVVVGFIGIVVVGPAIARLFGLPNGLTALNGAVLLTVMALPTAVSLSEDALRAVPRDHRLASLALGANPWETLVKVTLSAAAPGILAAMMLAMGRAIGETMTVLMATGNAPAFPSGLLSPVRTMTATIAIELGEVPHGTAHYFALFAVGFALFVISFAVNWVADGFIRRGRRAQ, encoded by the coding sequence ATGAGAGATTCGATGACCGTGACCCGTCGCCGCTTCCGGGCGGGGGAACGCCTGATGGAAGGGGTTCTCGCCCTGTGCGGGTACACCTCGGTCCTCGTGCTGGCCGGGATCTTCGTGCTGCTCCTGTGGCAGGGCGCCCGGGCCTTCCGCGAGGTCCCGATCTGGGAGTTCCTCACCACGGCCCGGTGGGACCCCACGAGCCCGGAGGGGGCGAGGTACGGCATCGGCTCCATGGTGGCCTCCACCTTTCTGGTCACCCTCGGGGCGATGGCGTTCACCGTGCCCCTGGGGATCGGGGTGGCCGCGTACCTGTCGGAGTTCGCGCCCGCGCGGGTCCGCGAGGTGCTCAAGCCGGCCGTGGAGATGCTGGCCGCGATTCCCAGCGTGGTGGTGGGGTTCATCGGCATCGTGGTGGTGGGGCCGGCGATCGCGCGGCTGTTCGGGCTGCCCAACGGGCTCACCGCCCTGAATGGGGCCGTGCTGCTCACGGTCATGGCCCTGCCCACGGCGGTGAGCCTGTCCGAGGACGCCCTGCGGGCGGTGCCCCGGGACCACCGTCTGGCCAGCCTGGCCCTGGGGGCCAACCCCTGGGAGACCCTGGTCAAGGTCACCCTGTCCGCCGCGGCCCCCGGCATTCTGGCGGCGATGATGCTCGCCATGGGCCGGGCCATCGGCGAGACCATGACCGTGCTCATGGCCACGGGCAACGCGCCGGCGTTCCCCTCGGGGCTCCTGTCGCCGGTGCGGACCATGACGGCCACCATCGCCATCGAGCTCGGCGAGGTGCCCCACGGCACGGCCCACTACTTCGCCCTGTTCGCGGTGGGGTTCGCCCTGTTCGTGATCTCGTTCGCCGTGAACTGGGTGGCCGACGGGTTCATCCGGCGGGGGAGGAGGGCCCAGTGA
- a CDS encoding PstS family phosphate ABC transporter substrate-binding protein, translating into MRTLTALLTLTAVAVAGPALAGRKMVQVKGSDTLVNLAQAWAEAFLDETGQFVAVTGGGSGTGIAALIDGRADIADASRRIKPKEIELARKNGVEPVEFAVAVDGLCVIVSDQNPIDALTVDEVGRLFRGELKNWKALGGPDRPVTLYGRQSNSGTYVFFQEHVLGNRDYAQTMNRMNGNAQILEAVARDASAVGYVGIGYVVDEHGNVRKGIKPLKIKTASGEALSPLDREAVKAGRYPLARALYQYTNGTPRGVVAELLKFELSEAGQRIAEEQGFYPVGGELLEKNRKALGE; encoded by the coding sequence ATGCGCACCCTCACAGCCCTGCTCACCCTCACCGCCGTGGCCGTGGCCGGCCCTGCCCTGGCGGGGCGTAAGATGGTCCAGGTCAAAGGATCCGACACCCTGGTGAACCTGGCCCAGGCCTGGGCCGAGGCGTTCCTGGACGAGACCGGTCAGTTCGTGGCCGTGACCGGCGGCGGCTCCGGCACCGGCATCGCGGCCCTCATCGACGGTCGGGCCGACATCGCGGACGCCTCGCGTCGGATCAAGCCCAAGGAGATCGAGCTGGCCCGGAAGAACGGGGTGGAGCCCGTGGAGTTCGCCGTGGCGGTGGACGGCCTGTGCGTCATCGTAAGCGACCAGAACCCCATCGACGCCCTCACCGTGGACGAGGTGGGGCGGCTGTTCCGGGGCGAGCTCAAGAACTGGAAGGCCCTGGGCGGCCCCGACCGGCCGGTGACCCTGTACGGCCGGCAGTCCAACTCGGGCACCTACGTGTTCTTCCAGGAGCACGTGCTGGGCAACCGGGACTACGCCCAGACCATGAACCGCATGAACGGAAACGCCCAGATCCTGGAGGCCGTGGCCCGGGACGCTTCGGCGGTGGGCTACGTGGGCATCGGCTACGTGGTGGACGAGCACGGCAACGTCCGCAAGGGCATCAAGCCCCTCAAGATCAAGACCGCCTCGGGAGAGGCCCTGAGCCCCCTGGATCGGGAGGCCGTGAAGGCCGGCCGCTACCCCTTGGCCCGGGCCCTGTACCAGTACACCAACGGCACCCCCCGCGGCGTGGTGGCCGAGCTCCTGAAGTTCGAGCTGTCGGAAGCCGGCCAGAGGATCGCGGAGGAGCAAGGGTTCTACCCCGTGGGCGGGGAACTCCTCGAAAAGAACCGGAAAGCCCTGGGCGAGTAG